A window of the Arachis duranensis cultivar V14167 chromosome 5, aradu.V14167.gnm2.J7QH, whole genome shotgun sequence genome harbors these coding sequences:
- the LOC107489691 gene encoding DEAD-box ATP-dependent RNA helicase 7, translated as MDEEEEEEEEVLKKEEDPNAITNFRISEPLRAKLKEKGIESLFPIQAMTFDIILDGSDLVGRARTGQGKTLAFVLPILESLINGPAKAFRKTGFGRAPSVLVLLPTRELASQVYADFEVYGGAMGLSSCCLYGGAPYQTQESKLRRGVDIVVGTPGRVKDHIERENIDLSQLKFRVLDEADEMLRMGFVEDVELILGKVQDVSKVQTLLFSATLPDWVKHISGKFLKPDKKTADLVGNAKMKASTNVRHIVLPCNVSARAQLIPDIIRCYSSGGRTIIFTEKKESASELAGLLPGARALHGDIQQSQREVTLAGFRSGKFMTLVATNVAARGLDINDVQLIIQCEPPRDVEAYIHRSGRTGRAGNTGVAVMLYDPRRSNVSKIERESGVKFEHISAPQPDDIAKAVGGEAAEMITQVSDSVIPAFKSAAEELLNNSGLSAADLLAKALAKAVGFTEIKKRSLLTSMENYVTLLLEIGKPMFTPSFVFGILRRFLPEEQVEAVQGLTLTADGNGAVFDVPAKDLDIYLTGQQKAGNVSLEVLKTLPRLQEREQSRGGRFGGGRGFNDRNGGNRFGRGGGRNGRFGQNDRFSNGRGNFNKGGKRW; from the exons ATGgatgaggaagaggaggaggaagaagaggttcTCAAAAAGGAGGAGGATCCTAACGCCATTACCAACTTCAGAATCTCCGAGCCTCTTAGGGCAAAGCTCAAGGAGAAGGGAATTGAGTCTCTCTTCCCGATTCAGGCCATGACCTTCGATATCATCCTCGATGGCTCTGATTTGGTTGGTCGCGCTCGCACCGGTCAG GGTAAAACTCTGGCTTTTGTGTTGCCCATACTAGAGTCTTTAATCAATGGTCCTGCCAAAGCGTTCAGAAAGACCGGTTTTGGGAGGGCTCCAAGTGTCCTTGTTCTTTTACCCACCAGGGAATTGGCAAGTCAG GTGTATGCTGATTTTGAAGTTTATGGTGGAGCAATGGGATTGAGTTCTTGCTGTTTATATGGTGGGGCTCCATACCAGACTCAAGAGAGTAAGCTTAGGAGAGGAGTTGATATTGTTGTTGGCACTCCAGGTCGTGTGAAG GATCATATAGAGAGGGAAAATATTGACCTGAGCCAGCTAAAGTTCCGTGTCCTTGATGAGGCTGATGAGATGCTCCGAATGGGTTTTGTTGAAGATGTGGAACTAATTCTAG GCAAGGTACAAGATGTTAGCAAAGTTCAGACACTTCTTTTCAGTGCTACTTTGCCAGACTGGGTTAAGCAT ATTTCTGGAAAATTTCTGAAACCAGATAAAAAAACTGCAGATCTGGTGGGAAATGCAAAAATGAAGGCTAGCACCAATGTTAGACATATTGTTCTTCCATGTAACGTTTCTGCCAGGGCCCAGCTTATCCCAGACATTATACGCTGTTATAGcag TGGAGGCCGAACAATTATATTTACTGAGAAAAAGGAGTCTGCTTCTGAGCTTGCCGGCTTGTTGCCCGGAGCAAGAGCTCTACATGGTGATATACAGCAATCACAACGTGAG GTTACACTGGCTGGTTTTAGGTCTGGGAAATTCATGACTTTGGTTGCCACAAATGTGGCAGCGAGGGGTTTAGATATTAATGATGTTCAGTTAATTATCCAG TGTGAGCCCCCACGTGATGTAGAAGCCTACATTCATCGATCTGGGCGCACAGGAAGAGCAG GAAATACGGGAGTTGCTGTAATGCTTTATGATCCCAGGCGATCAAATGTATCTAAAATAGAAAGGGAATCGGGTGTGAAATTTGAGCACATATCTGCCCCCCAGCCTGATGATATTGCCAAAGCTGTTGGTGGAGAAGCTGCTGAAATGATTACCCAAGTGTCTGATAG TGTGATTCCTGCGTTCAAGTCTGCGGCCGAGGAGCTTTTGAACAACTCTGGTTTATCAGCTGCTGATCTACTTGCAAAAGCACTTGCCAAGGCTGTG GGCTTTACCGAGATAAAGAAAAGATCACTTTTGACTTCCATGGAGAATTACGTTACACTGCTTCTTGAGATTGGAAAACCTATGTTCACGCCGTC CTTTGTTTTCGGAATCCTAAGGAGATTCTTGCCCGAGGAGCAGGTTGAGGCTGTGCAGGGTTTGACTCTCACTGCAGATGGAAATGGTGCAGTGTTTGATGTACCAGCCAAGGATTTAGACATTTATCTTactg GTCAGCAGAAAGCTGGTAATGTAAGCCTAGAGGTGTTGAAAACATTACCACGTTTGCAAGAAAGAGAGCAATCAAGGGGGGGCAGATTTGGTGGCGGTCGAGGGTTTAATGATAGAAATGGTGGGAACAGGTTTGGAAGAGGTGGTGGCAGGAATGGTAGATTCGGCCAGAACGATAGGTTTTCGAATGGGAGAGGTAATTTCAACAAAGGTGGAAAGAGATGGTAA
- the LOC107489692 gene encoding embryo-specific protein ATS3B: protein MNIKEVVFPLLVFFFAYSGLALSVSEPKNVPLLPHAADDSFSVGYIQMKSAENCSYLVAISTSCSSPKITTDEISIVFGDAQGNQVYAERLGDRISKTFEQCSSDTFQIDGECTSEICFAYLRRSGSKTNGWKPESVKIYTYNTDPVTFNFNTSIPNDKWYGYNFCQVPPPPSPPHPPSPPTPSSSHPLYTLNCLIYAVLGLVLTQIWMY, encoded by the exons ATGAATATCAAAGAGGttgtttttcctcttcttgtgtttttctttgccTATTCTGGATTGGCCCTTTCAGTCTCAGAGCCCAAAAATGTTCCTCTGCTTCCTCATGCTGCTGATGATTCCTTCAGTGTTGGCTATATCCAA ATGAAGAGTGCAGAGAACTGTTCTTACTTGGTGGCCATAAGTACAAGCTGTTCTTCACCTAAGATTACAACTGATGAAATCAGTATTGTTTTTGGTGATGCACAAGGCAACCAG GTATATGCAGAAAGACTGGGTGATAGAATTTCAAAGACATTTGAGCAGTGCTCCTCAGACACATTCCAGATAGATGGTGAATGCACTTCTGAGATATGCTTTGCATACCTTCGTAGATCTGGTTCCAAAACCAATGGATGGAAGCCTGAGAGTGTTAAAATCTACACCTACAACACTGACCCTGTTACTTTCAATTTCAACACCTCCATCCCCAATGACAAATGGTACGGCTACAATTTCTGCCAGGTTCCGCCGCCGCCATCGCCACCTcatcctccttctcctcctactCCTTCCTCTTCACACCCTCTATACACCCTCAACTGCCTCATCTATGCTGTTCTAGGACTTGTTCTTACTCAAATTTGGATGTATTGA